In Coffea eugenioides isolate CCC68of chromosome 4, Ceug_1.0, whole genome shotgun sequence, the genomic stretch TTCAGATACTCAAGTACAACAGCGCAATAGTAAACCCTTGAAGGAGGAAGAGGGTAAGACGATATCAGGATGGATTTAGTGATGATagtagaatttggaaccttTGCATGAAGGAAGAGGTAAGCAGAATGAGGATAGAGACCCATTATGTGGCATAACAAGTCTAGTTTTAGCTTAGAAGACCTATTATATGGCATAAGCAGACAAATGAAACATAGAAGCTGTATACGCCATATGAAAAAACTTAAAAAGATAACTATGCATTAATCCATTTTCCAAGCCCCTACCTCCTAATTGCAATGTCAAtaaaaagaatggcaaaaaaaAGCTTCCGAGACATCCCAGCTGAAACCAATGTGGCAAAAGGAGTAATCGTATCTAAATAGATGATTTAAAAAAGGGGCATGCTTACATTGTTATGTTTAATTTACTAGATTGCAGAATATAAAATCGCTCCTACGAGATCGAAAATCCTCATCTGCAAACAAGTATTACTGGATATATTGGACAAAGCAAGGGATTATGAGTCTTGAGAAATGGAAACCCATCATAGGGTACATAATGTTGGGTCACAAAAGATTTGAGGGAATTCAGACCAAAATTATTTGCCTTCATTTTTTTTGCACCAAAGAGCTCAATGTTTTTTGTTTATTACCCATTTTCCTTTATTTGGTAAAACTAAAGCTGTATCCAAGGGGCAGAGGAAATCCATTTTCACAAGTGACCTGACATTGCAATTCCACATCAATACCAGGTTCATGAAACCTTAACTCACCGGCTTACAGCCTTGCCAACTCCCGACAAAGTGGATCAAACGCACAATTTTGTAAATCCTGACAAAAGTTGTTAATGTTGTGTCTTGGCCTCTCCCTTCCATTTTTCCCCATCTGTACTTTGTCTGCCTTCCTTAGTTGTGTGTACTGATATATTATATACTTCCAATTTGGATCTTTCTCCTTGACCATAGAGCTCTATAAAAGTGCTAGAGACAGATATGCACACATATATCTTGGTAAATATGTGTACATATCTAATTATAAGCTTTTATTAAACTACTTATTGACTGTCGTTATTTTTGAGTGAATTTTGGAGAAGCAGGTATCCTTAATGGGAAAATGGAGGACATCAGAAGTTTCTCTTGGAGGATATCAGAAGTTTCATAAGCCTGACGAAgataaaaggggaaaaataTTTCTTTTGGGGGGAGGAAAGTGAAGCTAGACAATGAATGCCTGAGTAAGATGAAAAGAAATCACTAATTAGCAGTCACACTGAAGAAAATGAATGGGAATTCCTGTATGAAGTATATACTGAAAGGAGTTGTTTGATGAGAAACAAATAAGTGTTACCTTGACAAAAACATCTACACCAACAATGGCACCCGAAACCATGAAAGTATGTGCTAGAGTCTCCAAGCCACTAACATAATTGTCTTGAAGCAAAAAAGCCACTATGCTAATTTCCAGACACAGCAATATAGAAGCTGTGGATAATGACAATAGGTTCCAAGCAACATCTTTCCCAGGAACACACTGCCATACCTGTTATTTCATAATCATTTAACTCAACATTTGAATACAGCGCTTATAAAACAGACAAAATTTTCTCCCATAATAACACATTAAGAGAGAAGATCTCAAAACCTACTACTTTGAAATGATCAAGTCACCCGCCAACCATGCAGGTAAGAAAAACTCATATTAAAGGCATAAGTTACACCAGCAACTTTTATTAGGCTGCAATAGAGTTTAAccatttgaaataaattttgcacaaaatatTCATATATCCATCTACATTCACCTCAGGAGAACTAAAGACAGAGCTTTAAACCAAAAAGCACAGAGAAACAATACTAAACTTATTTGCTGACCGTACACTCAGTTTATGGCTCTACAGACTTACTTTTCTGTACGCGTGAGCGAGCAACCATTTTCacaaaaccaacaaaaaatttcaacttaaTTTAAAGCATAAAAGTTTGTATAGTTCATCGTGTAGGCCAAGTTTATTAATTAAATCAAAAAGTTAATCCCCAGATTAGTGTCATTTCACTAAATATACAATCTTTATCAGGTACATCAAGATAAACTGGCAGACTCCGACtctaaaacatgcaaaatgatttttttcccttcatttgTCTTTAGCAGTTCCACACTCTTAACATCATTAAAATCCTCAtagacagaaaaaaaaattctcacaGACAGACAGATAACTATTTAACTCAACCGTTTCCATTTTCTCATTAACACAACAGAAAATGGtgaccagaaaaaaaaaatttatcaactATGCCAATTAGCAGACCAGCAAGGATGCCAATTTCACTATCATCACCAAATTGACCAGCACAAGTTCTAAACTTTTTCCAATAACTATCAACaaaaaacattaaagaaaacgAAAAAAGCAACCTGAAAAGAGGACCAAGCGAGATTAAGAACAGCAGCGAACCAAAGGAGAACATAATACACAATCATGACGTAAGACCTGCCATGTCCAAGCTTCTTGATATTCCGCTTCGCCTGAAACCCTAGGTACGCTATAAACAACGCCGACGGCACTACAAGAGCCGCGTTATGCCAGAATCCATGGCAAGAGGAGGGAGAGGAGGAAGGGAAGAACAAGCCGTGATACCACCGGAAGATTATATATTGATGATCCCCTTCGCCGGCGTCAGCTCCTCCTACCGGAGCGATCGAGGAGATTCCCCTCAATTTTGACATTGATCATCACCAGAAATTAGCGAAATTACAACAACTAATCAATTAAAGAGCCCTAATCTATATATAAAAATGATATTACAAATACTGATTTTTCTcagccaaaataaaaaaaaataacggGGAATTAAGTGGGAGCTTTAATGGGTGGGTTGGGTGAGAAATGTTGGGTAATGGAACATGATGAAAGGAGAGTGTTGAGGAAGTGGTTAACTACTCAGCTTCTTCTGCTCCTTGCAAGACTTTTAAAAATTGGAAATATTTATAGggtttatttgctttgttaatgtttttttttccctgcaAAATTTAAAGTTTTATATTCAAATGTAAAGTTTTAAAGTTGTGtctcttaatttttttaattgatCAATATAGTTCTTTAATAAAAATCTAAAAGTTGATAACAAGATCgaaaaatattttgataatTGTTGTGTCATTGGTTCGAATAAGAAATGTTAAGATgaaaatgagataaaaaaaCTCTTTAACATTGGTGTGTCAATAGCTCGTATAAAAAATGTTAAACTAGTTAAAGTATGATTGAGATTATATTTACTCTCCAAAAATGAAttatttaatattatattttaaaatgggttgcaaattatataaaaaatcatgaaattttttaaaattcgaGAGTAccaagtgaaattgtcaaaagaaGATGTTTCTAAAATTATCGATATTTTAATCATGGgaaagtttctgaaattatacaTTATTTATTTACCACTTCTAAATTGAATAAGAAGTAAACGAAAAGGTATGTTTTTTAGATATGGCAATCTGTCTCAAGTCCCAATAGGCTTCCCATACCCAAAGGATCATAGGCACTATAGATTTACTAATTTTAAGGTTGGACCTAATATGGGACTAATCCCATCTACGCCCATCAACTGATGGGAATTTTTGAGACATACTTGGATGCTCAT encodes the following:
- the LOC113768203 gene encoding transmembrane protein adipocyte-associated 1 homolog yields the protein MSKLRGISSIAPVGGADAGEGDHQYIIFRWYHGLFFPSSSPSSCHGFWHNAALVVPSALFIAYLGFQAKRNIKKLGHGRSYVMIVYYVLLWFAAVLNLAWSSFQVWQCVPGKDVAWNLLSLSTASILLCLEISIVAFLLQDNYVSGLETLAHTFMVSGAIVGVDVFVKVICIFGLGVPLFIDVEITHRGKWFIWFTYRLVLSAVYAYILFVHYSKWRDKLPPKPAFYNYVIMLFIFNAIALCACGFAGIGAGFGLWLYNFSVVCYHSLYLPFLYVTFLADFFEEEDWLLDNAYYSEMKDAGFFDAEWD